Genomic window (Sulfurimonas sp.):
GTGGTTCTATCGGTGCATTGATGATTTCTTTTAAGCCTTCACAGATGAAGGGTTTTGTAAAAGTTTTCATGATTGCTATCAAGCCTCCTACAACAGATGAGATAGAACTCATTAAAAAACTTGTGGATTTTGCTACAAAAGCCAGAAAAGATGGCATCTTGGCACTAGAGTCTGAAGTAAATTCAGAACCAGATGAGTTTTTGAAAAAAGGTCTTTCTATGGCAATAGATGGTAGTGAGCCAGATACTATTCGTGAGCTTTTAGAAATTGACATGGAACAGACAAGCACAAGACATAAAATAAACAGCTCTATATTTAACAACTGGGCAGGATTAGCTGGAGCTATGGGTATGGTTGGTACTCTAATCGGTCTTGTTGCGATGTTACTTAACATGGCTGACCCTTCAGCTATTGGCCCATCTATGGCAGTTGCTTTACTTACTACGATGTATGGTGCGATTATTGGAAATGTTTTTGGTACTCCTATTTATAATATTTTAACAATTAGAAATGATGAAGAAACCTTAGTTAAAGAGATGATTTTATCTGGAATTATGTCTATACAATCAGGTGATGCTCCAAGAGTTTTAGAAGCGAAACTTTTAAGTTACTTGGCACCAAAAGACCGTGTTAGTCAGTTTGATTAAAGATTGGATTGATTAATGGCTAAGAAAAAATGTCCTGATTGTAAAGAGTGTTTACCCGCGTGGTTAGCTGCTTTTGGTGACTTGATGTCACTTCTTTTATGTTTTTTCGTTCTACTACTTTCTATGTCAAGTATGGATGCAAAAAAAATCTCTGAAGCTATTGGATCACTTAGTGGTGCCATGAGTGTTTTAGAGGGTGGAACAAAGACTGAAATATCTAAACAAAGAATGCAACAATCAACTCCAATAGACTCAAATGATGAAACAAGTGAAGCAGTAAACAGAGTGGCTCAAGCTGCTATGGATGCAAATGAGATGATAGACAAAGGTAAAGGTCCTGCTATTACAGTTGAAGAAGGTCAAGAAGGTTTTGTTATTGAATTACCCGCATCTCTACTATTTAAATCTGGAAGTGCAACTATTGAGAACGAAGATGCACTTTTATTTTTAAAAAGAATTGCTCTTATTGTAGATGAACTACCAAATACTATGCAAGTAAGCGTTCAAGGCCATACTGACAACCAAGGACCTGGCAAAAATAGTGTCTTTAAAGACAACTGGGAACTTTCTTCTGCAAGAGCGATTTCAGTGCTTCAGGAACTTCTTTTAGATGGAGTTGACCCAAAACGCATAAGTGCGTCAGGACACGCTGAGTTTAAGCCATTGGCTACAAATGCCACCAAAGCAGGAAGAGCAAAAAATCGTAGAGTGGAATTACACTTTTTTGGTGGTAAATCAGATAATAAAGATAAAACAAAACAATCCGTTTTAGATAAAGTTACTACTAAATAATGAGAAAACTTTTTTTCTTTGTTTTTGTAATACTCTTGGCTTCCATTTTAGGAGCAGCACCTATAGATATTCCTACTATGAATTTTGCCCTAAATGCTCCAGATACTCCACAGCAGTTAGTAAGTTCATTAAATGTTTTAGTCGTGTTTACCTTACTATTTTTAGCTCCAAGTATGATTTTAGTTATGACAACATTTACTCGTTTTGTCATAGTCTTTGGTTTTTTGCGTCAAGCTTTAGGAACTCAACAAGTTCCACCAACACAACTTTTAGTAATGCTAGCTATGATTTTAACTTTTTTTGTTATGGAACCAGTCGGTCAAAGAGCTTACGACAATGGTATAAAACCATATATAGAAGAGAAGATTGGTTATGAAGAAGCTTTTGCTAAATCAGTTTTGCCTTTTAAAAACTTTATGATTAGAAATACTAGAGAAAAAGATTTAGCACTTTTTTTTAGAATACGCAAGATGGAAAATCCTGCAACTATTGCTGAAGTTCCTCTTTCTATTATTATCCCTTCTTTTGTGGTGAGTGAGTTGAAAACTGCTTTTGAGATAGGTTTTTTAATCTTCTTACCATTTTTGGTCATAGATATGGTTGTAGCATCTATACTTATGTCTATGGGTATGATGATGCTACCTCCTGTTATGATATCTCTGCCCTTTAAGATACTCGTGTTTGTTCTTATTGATGGTTGGAGCTTAATCATTGGCAATTTAATAGCTACAATAAAATAGGGTTTTTCTAGATGCAATGTAAATATTTTGGTGAATGTGGTGCTTGCAGAATTTATGAAGATGGGTATGAGGCACAATTAGACTATAAATTAAAACTAAATAAACAAAGATTTAAGCCTTTTTATAAGGGTGATATTTTAGCTTGTAAATCTCCAGAGTCAAATTATCGCTCAAGAAGTGAGTTTAAGATTTGGCATAAAGATGATGAGATTCATTACGCTATGAATCATTTAGAGCATAAAGGTGTTGTTTTAGTAGATGAATGTCCTCAGGTGAATATTCATATATTTAAACTTATGCCAAAGTTACTAAAAAGTATAAAAAATCAAGATATTGACTTTAAACTTTTTGGTGCTGATTTTTTAAGTTCAGCTAGTGGCGAAATTGTTGTTTCTCTGATTTATCATCGTAAACTAGATGAGCAATGGCAAAATAAAGCAAAAATAATAGCTAATGAACTTGGCATCTATATCATAGGTAGAAGTAGAAAACAAAAGCTAATCATAGGGCAAGACTACATTACTGAGAGTTTAAATATAGATGAGAAAATATTTAAGTTTAGCTATATAGAAAATAGCTTTACTCAGCCAAATATTAAGGTCAATGAGCAGATGATTTCATGGGCATTAAAGCAAGTTGAAAGTTCAAGTGGAGATTTATTGGAACTGTATTGTGGTGCTGGAAATTTTACAATACCTTTTGCAAAAAAGTTTAAAAAAGTTTTAGCAACTGAGATATCAAAATCTTCAATAAACGCAGCAAAAGAAAATATGCTTTTAAATGATGTTAAAAATATAGAGTTTGTTCGCATGAGTGTTGAAGATTTTGTTGGAGCATTAGATGGAGTTAGAGAATATCACAGAATGAAAGATATAGATATAAACTCCTATAACATTGACACAATTTTTGTTGACCCGCCTCGAAGTGGAATGGATGAAGTTAGTTGTTCTTTTGCTTCAAGATATGATAATATATTATATATATCATGCAACCCAGAGAGTTTACTCACAGATTTAGAACTTCTTTGCCAAACACATGAAGTTGTAAATATGGCTCTTTTTGATCAGTTTGCTTATACTCATCATGTTGAAATGGGTGTTAAATTGCTTAGGAAAATAAAATGAAAATAGTAATTGTTTGTTTATTGTTAGTATCGATATTTCATGCAAATGAAATACAAAGAATAGAGTCAATAGTTGATGATATATCAAAACTTAGAATTGATTATGAAAAATGTAAACAGCGTTTAAGTGATAACAAACATATAAGACCTGATTTAGTTAAGTATAAGATTAATGAAGAACAAGTGCAAAAATATAAAAAACTCCTAAAGGAATCTAAGCAAAAAAATATTATATTAAAAGCTGAACTAGATTATATTAGCAGTGCATCTTCAGGTAATACTCAGTCTATAAAAAAATATAAAAAACTTTTAAAACTAAAAGATAAAGAGATAAAAGATTTAAAAAATAAGTTGAAAAATTCTAAAATAAGTAATAAAACAACTAAAAAAACTCTACAAATATGTAAAGTAAAAAAAGATGACAATCCCTTTCCAAAACTCATGCCAAAGGGAAATATAATCATAGTTGAAAATAAAATAGTTGCAAAAAAAGAGCAAATCATAAGCTTCAAAGCAAGTAGTTTTCGTTTGAAAAAAAATAGTGCTATATATATTTCACCAAATTCTAAAAAGATAGATGATTGGGAAAAACATAGAACATTTACATCAAATTTAGGAACAAAAAGTTGGATAAAAGTAACAGGTTATTTTATAAATAAAAAATGGATACGCGCAAAAGATGCTATGTGGATAAAGAAAACTGATGTATATAAAAGAAAATAAATTATGAAAAGATACTTCTACCTTTTAGATTGATTGTGATTTTAAGTAATTCATTAATTCTTTAACTGCATCTTCGTTTTTAATGCGAAATTTAATCTCAATTCTTCTAGAAGCGTCTTTGTCTTCTTTTTTATTTTTTGTAAGAATAGGTTGTGCAAATGAACGACCACTTGCGCTTAAATATTTTTTGAAAAGTTTTCTATTTTTAGGATACTGTTTATATAAAAAACGCATAACTGCCAAAGCTCTTTGTTGAGATAAATCAAGGTTGTAAAGGTATGAGCCATCAGAGTTTGTATGTCCCTCTATCGTTATCAAGTCAATATAACGACGCATTTTAGCGTCATTTAGCAGTACATCTATATAACGACCTAATATACGACTAAGCTCTTTTTTAGCACCTATTTTTAGTTCTGATTTTCCTTGATTAAAAAGAATATTTGAGCTAAAAGATAAGGCTCCTGTTTGGGGGTTTATTTGGATAGAATCACCTAGTTTTCTCTTAAGTCTTCTAACTACAGAAATTT
Coding sequences:
- a CDS encoding motility protein A — encoded protein: MDLGTVVGIVLIMALLLGAMSMGVGIGAYIDIPSVLIVVGGSIGALMISFKPSQMKGFVKVFMIAIKPPTTDEIELIKKLVDFATKARKDGILALESEVNSEPDEFLKKGLSMAIDGSEPDTIRELLEIDMEQTSTRHKINSSIFNNWAGLAGAMGMVGTLIGLVAMLLNMADPSAIGPSMAVALLTTMYGAIIGNVFGTPIYNILTIRNDEETLVKEMILSGIMSIQSGDAPRVLEAKLLSYLAPKDRVSQFD
- a CDS encoding flagellar motor protein MotB, with product MAKKKCPDCKECLPAWLAAFGDLMSLLLCFFVLLLSMSSMDAKKISEAIGSLSGAMSVLEGGTKTEISKQRMQQSTPIDSNDETSEAVNRVAQAAMDANEMIDKGKGPAITVEEGQEGFVIELPASLLFKSGSATIENEDALLFLKRIALIVDELPNTMQVSVQGHTDNQGPGKNSVFKDNWELSSARAISVLQELLLDGVDPKRISASGHAEFKPLATNATKAGRAKNRRVELHFFGGKSDNKDKTKQSVLDKVTTK
- the fliP gene encoding flagellar type III secretion system pore protein FliP (The bacterial flagellar biogenesis protein FliP forms a type III secretion system (T3SS)-type pore required for flagellar assembly.) — translated: MRKLFFFVFVILLASILGAAPIDIPTMNFALNAPDTPQQLVSSLNVLVVFTLLFLAPSMILVMTTFTRFVIVFGFLRQALGTQQVPPTQLLVMLAMILTFFVMEPVGQRAYDNGIKPYIEEKIGYEEAFAKSVLPFKNFMIRNTREKDLALFFRIRKMENPATIAEVPLSIIIPSFVVSELKTAFEIGFLIFLPFLVIDMVVASILMSMGMMMLPPVMISLPFKILVFVLIDGWSLIIGNLIATIK
- the trmA gene encoding tRNA (uridine(54)-C5)-methyltransferase TrmA, whose protein sequence is MQCKYFGECGACRIYEDGYEAQLDYKLKLNKQRFKPFYKGDILACKSPESNYRSRSEFKIWHKDDEIHYAMNHLEHKGVVLVDECPQVNIHIFKLMPKLLKSIKNQDIDFKLFGADFLSSASGEIVVSLIYHRKLDEQWQNKAKIIANELGIYIIGRSRKQKLIIGQDYITESLNIDEKIFKFSYIENSFTQPNIKVNEQMISWALKQVESSSGDLLELYCGAGNFTIPFAKKFKKVLATEISKSSINAAKENMLLNDVKNIEFVRMSVEDFVGALDGVREYHRMKDIDINSYNIDTIFVDPPRSGMDEVSCSFASRYDNILYISCNPESLLTDLELLCQTHEVVNMALFDQFAYTHHVEMGVKLLRKIK